The following nucleotide sequence is from Nitrospirae bacterium YQR-1.
AGCCACTGAAATAGCGAACAATACCGATGTTGTGGCCGTCATAGGTCACTCACTCAGTTTTATCACATCATCCGTGGATGATATTTACAGTATCGGCGGGCTGCTTATGCTCTCTCCATCATTATATATCCCGGATAAAATAAAAAAAACTATTCCAATGATGTTTTCATATACGCCAAATCCAGACTCTATTGCGGAGACATTTATACGTTACATGAAGAGTAAGAATTATAAAAGCGCTGCTGTAGCATATCTCAATGAGGATTCCTCTATAAAGATTTTAAATAGTTTTTACAATATCGGAGA
It contains:
- a CDS encoding ABC transporter substrate-binding protein; this translates as MYKYFIRIIIAILIIIFCFACEDTSIVSQRYKKSKKGRDNITIAVAGSWDKINYRVDMLNAVALAVEEINSTNMLNGRKIVLIAKHDSADINKARLIATEIANNTDVVAVIGHSLSFITSSVDDIYSIGGLLMLSPSLYIPDKIKKTIPMMFSYTPNPDSIAETFIRYMKSKNYKSAAVAYLNEDSSIKILNSFYNIG